From a single Nicotiana tomentosiformis chromosome 2, ASM39032v3, whole genome shotgun sequence genomic region:
- the LOC138905281 gene encoding uncharacterized protein produces MKSLSINVPLVEALEQMPGYAKFMKGLMMKKRSMNFETIKGTHQVSAIVHSMTPKLKDPGAFTIPCTIRSVEFIKALCDLGKSINLMPYSVFKTLGIRQPRPISMRLQMDDRTMERPLEVIEDVLVRVDKFILSVDFVILDCEVDFEVPIILIRPFLATGKALCDVEAVELTFRMGDEKVVFHVCNSMRQPNSNEVCSFVDLVTDVIVDDTSVIINVGDILEVVLLNFDDDEMDGFMECVKSLQGIGSYNYAPRKLSLDIENRTTPPTKPSIEEPPTLELKPLPPHLWYEFSCPFSTLPIILSSCLNNVQVDSTLAVLQKRKKAIGWTLADIRGISPAFCMHKINLD; encoded by the coding sequence atgaagagtctctcaatcaatgtgccattagttgaagctttggaacaaatgcctggttatgcaaagtttatgaagggtCTCATGAtgaagaagcggtcaatgaattttgaaactattaaaggcactcatcaagtgagtgcaattgtgcattcaatgacTCCTAAGTTGAAAGATcctggtgctttcacgattccttgtacaattagaAGTGTCGAGTTTattaaagctctttgtgatcttgggaaaagtatcaatttgatgccctattcggttttcaagaccttgggaattaggcaaccaagacccatctctatgagattgcaaatggatGATCGTACCATGGAGAGACCTTTAgaagtgattgaagatgtcttggttcgtgttgataaattcattctttcgGTGGATTTTGTCATtttagattgtgaagttgattttgaggtgccgattattcttataagacctttccttgctacggggaaggctctttgtgatgttgaagccgtaGAACTCACTTTTCGgatgggtgatgaaaaagtggtattccatgtgtgcaattccatgcggcaaccaaatagcaacgaggtgtgttcttttgtggacttggtgaccgatgttattgttgatgatacaagtgtcataatcaatgttggtgatatattAGAGgtggtcttgctcaactttgatgatgacgagatggatggcttcatggaatgtgtgaaatCTTTGCAAGGAATAgggtcgtacaattatgcaccccgaaaactATCTTTGGAtattgaaaataggacaactcctcctacaaagccttccattgaagagcctcctaccttggagttgaagccattgcctccacatctttggtATGAATTTTCTTGCCCTTTTTCTACTTTAccgattattctttcctcttgtttgaataacgtgcaggtagattctacattggcggtgctacaaaagaggaagaaggctattgggtggacattggcggatattcgggggataagccctgcattttgcatgcataagatcaacttggatTAA